A window of Cohnella herbarum contains these coding sequences:
- a CDS encoding TetR/AcrR family transcriptional regulator produces MLQPTKEDRRIIRTRKVITDSFISLLNEKGFPDISVADLTERAEINRSTFYAHYKDKFDLLQAVIEEKLTLLSEQLEASRVTHPVPSNAQDSPHPYFVTLFVHLQAHAEFYTVMFKRIEDSVLRGRMLEVIRESQFIVISQFKLEQKMLIPTDILLDYLCSSIIGVVEKWYDNGMKYSANYMALQLTRLCRLGTDKAMGM; encoded by the coding sequence ATGCTGCAACCAACGAAAGAAGACCGCAGAATTATCCGCACGCGTAAGGTCATAACGGATTCCTTCATTTCCCTGCTGAACGAAAAAGGGTTTCCCGACATATCCGTAGCCGATCTAACGGAACGTGCCGAGATCAATCGATCAACCTTCTATGCCCATTACAAAGATAAATTCGATCTTCTTCAAGCCGTTATCGAAGAGAAGCTAACCTTGCTATCCGAGCAGCTCGAAGCGTCTAGAGTCACTCATCCCGTGCCTTCCAATGCGCAGGACAGCCCTCATCCCTATTTCGTAACTCTGTTCGTTCATCTTCAAGCACACGCGGAATTTTATACGGTCATGTTCAAGAGAATCGAGGATTCAGTCCTTCGCGGCCGTATGCTGGAAGTCATCAGAGAAAGCCAGTTCATTGTCATCTCCCAATTCAAACTCGAACAAAAGATGCTTATTCCGACGGATATTCTATTGGATTATCTCTGCTCTTCAATTATTGGGGTAGTAGAGAAATGGTATGACAACGGAATGAAATACAGCGCAAATTACATGGCCCTTCAGTTGACGAGATTATGCAGACTAGGCACGGATAAGGCTATGGGGATGTAA
- a CDS encoding SRPBCC family protein — MDGKVLRHEGRRVVKFERNLNHPVEKVWTAITSPNRIVHWLTAEARFDLIMDGKISFQWDNGDVVHGVFTKVNPPNELEYTWEEKSSGQSLVRWELRDEGDGCHLRLTHTFYESAEVGDFLAGWHVHLDMLDVVLQEKHVDFPWGRVKEMREKYASIMNLEKEG; from the coding sequence ATGGACGGCAAAGTTTTACGACATGAAGGAAGACGAGTGGTTAAGTTCGAGCGTAATCTCAATCATCCGGTTGAAAAAGTATGGACGGCGATAACGAGTCCGAACCGGATCGTCCATTGGTTAACGGCTGAAGCTCGATTCGATCTGATAATGGATGGCAAGATTTCATTTCAATGGGACAACGGCGATGTGGTTCATGGGGTATTCACCAAGGTAAATCCTCCGAATGAATTGGAGTACACCTGGGAAGAGAAGTCATCGGGACAATCCTTGGTTCGATGGGAATTGAGGGACGAAGGTGACGGATGTCATCTCCGCTTGACTCATACGTTTTATGAATCCGCTGAAGTGGGTGATTTTCTGGCGGGCTGGCACGTCCATTTGGATATGCTGGATGTGGTCCTTCAAGAGAAGCATGTCGACTTCCCTTGGGGGCGTGTTAAAGAAATGCGCGAGAAATATGCTTCCATAATGAATTTAGAGAAGGAGGGTTAA
- a CDS encoding aliphatic sulfonate ABC transporter substrate-binding protein, protein MRLGKGKQLAFVIVMILVVLQLAGCGNGTSKEASSSVTKIKLDYAYYNPVSLVLKEKGFLEEALKSDGTEVEWVLSAGSNKALEYLNSKSIDFGSTAGAAALLGKSNGNPIKSIYVYSKPEWTALVTKADSTIAKAEDLKGKKIAVTRGTDPHIFLLRILDQAGLTEKDVELVQLQHADGKAALEKGEVDAWAGLDPFMAQTEVEQGSKLVIRDASLNTYGVLNVRESFASDNPELTKKVIEAYEKARNWAIDNGDEFKKIVSEQSKQTLPVVDKVIERTDLSDPVIGDKQKEALNAAGVVLLKSGIIPEDTDVAKVVDELIDSQYFTKIAQ, encoded by the coding sequence ATGAGATTAGGAAAAGGGAAGCAACTCGCATTCGTTATCGTCATGATATTGGTCGTACTACAATTGGCGGGCTGCGGTAACGGCACGTCGAAGGAAGCTTCATCAAGCGTGACCAAGATTAAGCTGGACTATGCTTATTATAATCCGGTAAGCCTCGTGTTGAAGGAAAAAGGCTTCCTGGAGGAGGCGCTTAAATCGGACGGCACCGAAGTCGAATGGGTACTTAGCGCGGGAAGCAATAAGGCTTTGGAGTATTTGAATAGCAAGAGCATCGATTTCGGCTCCACGGCAGGCGCCGCGGCGTTATTAGGCAAATCGAACGGAAATCCGATTAAGTCGATCTACGTTTATTCCAAGCCGGAATGGACAGCGCTTGTGACTAAAGCCGACTCTACGATCGCGAAAGCCGAGGATTTGAAAGGAAAGAAAATCGCGGTTACGAGAGGGACGGACCCGCATATTTTCCTATTGCGAATTCTAGATCAGGCGGGACTGACCGAGAAGGACGTAGAGCTCGTTCAACTGCAGCACGCCGATGGCAAAGCGGCTTTGGAGAAGGGCGAAGTCGATGCATGGGCGGGACTCGATCCGTTCATGGCGCAAACCGAAGTGGAGCAGGGCTCCAAGCTCGTTATCCGCGACGCTTCCTTAAATACTTACGGGGTGCTTAACGTAAGAGAGTCGTTCGCGAGCGACAACCCGGAGCTGACGAAAAAAGTGATTGAAGCCTATGAAAAGGCGCGTAATTGGGCTATCGACAACGGTGACGAATTCAAGAAAATCGTAAGCGAGCAATCCAAGCAAACGTTGCCGGTCGTGGATAAGGTTATCGAGAGAACCGATCTTTCCGACCCTGTCATCGGAGATAAGCAGAAGGAAGCTCTTAACGCGGCGGGTGTTGTTTTATTGAAGAGCGGAATTATTCCTGAGGATACGGACGTTGCCAAAGTCGTGGATGAATTGATCGATTCGCAATACTTCACCAAGATCGCACAATAA
- a CDS encoding ATP-binding cassette domain-containing protein, whose protein sequence is MERTALGSYLQIKQTAKRYGDKQVLKGVELEAKPGEFIAIVGRSGCGKSTLLRLVAGLEKSSEGGISIDGEEIRFIHPDTRVLFQDARLLPWKSVVENVRVGVKDGAIRKAENALEQVGLGSRASEWPGVLSGGQRQRVALARALAGNPKLLLLDEPLGALDALTRIEMQQLIERLWTEQQFTALLVTHDVAEAVQLADRVILIEQGRIAFDVKITLPRPREHDSGFAYFEKMILDRVLVKEKIESPTGKAMDNYTI, encoded by the coding sequence ATGGAACGAACGGCATTAGGCAGTTATCTGCAAATTAAGCAAACAGCAAAGCGGTACGGGGATAAGCAGGTTCTGAAAGGGGTGGAACTTGAAGCAAAACCGGGAGAATTCATCGCTATCGTAGGCAGGAGCGGTTGCGGGAAGAGTACTTTGCTCCGACTGGTGGCGGGTCTCGAGAAATCGTCCGAAGGCGGCATATCGATCGACGGCGAGGAAATTCGGTTTATACATCCAGATACCCGCGTGCTGTTCCAGGATGCAAGATTGCTCCCTTGGAAGAGCGTGGTTGAGAACGTTAGAGTGGGCGTCAAGGATGGGGCTATTCGTAAAGCGGAGAATGCGCTAGAGCAAGTGGGTTTGGGTAGTCGCGCTTCCGAATGGCCAGGCGTGTTATCCGGCGGACAACGTCAACGGGTAGCGCTTGCCCGCGCTTTGGCGGGAAATCCGAAGCTTCTGCTGCTTGATGAGCCGCTTGGAGCGCTGGACGCCTTAACGAGAATCGAAATGCAGCAATTAATAGAGCGCTTGTGGACGGAGCAGCAATTCACAGCTCTGCTTGTCACCCATGACGTAGCGGAAGCGGTGCAATTGGCGGATCGGGTTATTCTCATTGAGCAGGGGAGGATTGCGTTTGACGTTAAGATTACGTTGCCGCGCCCCAGAGAGCATGATAGCGGCTTCGCCTATTTCGAGAAAATGATTCTTGACCGCGTTCTGGTTAAGGAGAAGATAGAATCGCCAACTGGCAAGGCAATGGATAACTATACCATCTAA
- a CDS encoding ATP-binding cassette domain-containing protein, producing MSEWNQEYIVISGARENNLKNVSLRIPKRKITIFTGVSGSGKSSIVFDTIAAESQRLLNENFSMFVRTFLPRFPQPDADALENLSMAVIVDQKRLGGGSHSTMGTITDISPILRLLFSRVGQPYVGPVNMFSFNDPQGMCPECNGIGRRLGIDMSKAVDMSKSLNEGAILLPGYSVSSWDWNMIVQSGPFDLDKKISDYSDENLELLLYGKARKVKMDFAGKATNITVEGVIEKFTNKYIKQDVKTKSERTQQSVAPYITEGTCSACRGARLSQAALNCRINGHNIAELSAMEVGQLIRVIREIEDSASAPVVKALAERLQHLVDIGLDYLTLDRETDTLSGGESQRVKMVKHLSGSLVDVTYIFDEPSIGLHPRDVHRLNGLLQKLRDKGNTVLVVEHDPDVIKVADYIVDVGPHAGSRGGNVVYKGSYQGLLESGTLTGTHMKRSLQLKQDCRHSSGKLSINDATQHNLRNVSVDIPTGVLTVVTGVAGSGKSTLINDVFLSQHQDAIVIDQSAIGVSTRSNPATYTGIMDDVRKAFASANKVNQGLFSFNSKGACENCQGLGVVYTDIGYLDSVKLPCEVCGGKRFKEEVLEYKLNGKSIAEVLEMTVEQALDFFQLKEVVRKLQAMSDVGLNYITLGQPLSTLSGGECQRIKLASELHKNGSIYVMDEPTTGLHMSDIGHLLEIMNRLVDAGNTVIVIEHNLDVISQADWIIDMGPDGGSKGGQVVFEGTPTQIIHAEKSITGKYLK from the coding sequence ATGAGCGAATGGAATCAGGAGTATATCGTCATCTCGGGTGCGAGGGAAAACAATCTCAAGAACGTATCCTTGCGCATTCCGAAGAGGAAGATCACGATCTTCACGGGGGTATCCGGATCCGGTAAGTCATCGATCGTTTTCGATACGATCGCCGCGGAATCCCAGCGGCTGCTGAACGAAAACTTCAGCATGTTCGTCCGTACTTTTCTGCCGCGTTTTCCGCAACCGGACGCGGACGCGCTCGAGAACCTAAGCATGGCCGTTATCGTCGATCAGAAGCGGCTGGGCGGCGGTTCCCATTCCACGATGGGCACGATTACCGATATTTCTCCCATTCTCCGACTACTCTTTTCCCGCGTGGGTCAGCCCTATGTTGGTCCGGTGAACATGTTCTCGTTTAACGATCCGCAAGGGATGTGTCCGGAGTGCAACGGGATCGGTCGCAGGCTGGGCATCGATATGAGCAAAGCGGTGGATATGTCCAAATCGTTAAATGAAGGGGCAATCCTGCTGCCGGGTTATTCGGTGAGCAGTTGGGATTGGAACATGATCGTTCAGTCGGGGCCCTTCGATCTCGACAAGAAGATAAGCGATTATTCGGATGAGAATCTGGAGCTACTGCTATACGGCAAGGCTAGGAAAGTGAAGATGGATTTCGCCGGGAAGGCAACGAATATTACGGTGGAAGGCGTCATCGAGAAGTTTACCAATAAGTACATCAAGCAAGACGTGAAGACGAAGTCCGAGCGCACGCAACAATCCGTTGCGCCGTACATTACCGAGGGTACCTGTTCCGCTTGTCGCGGCGCAAGACTCAGTCAGGCTGCGCTTAACTGTCGGATCAACGGACACAACATCGCTGAATTATCGGCTATGGAAGTGGGACAGCTCATCCGCGTAATTCGGGAGATTGAAGATTCCGCATCCGCGCCGGTCGTGAAGGCGCTGGCGGAGCGATTGCAGCATCTGGTGGATATCGGACTAGACTATTTGACGCTGGACCGCGAGACGGATACCTTGTCCGGGGGAGAGTCGCAGCGCGTGAAGATGGTGAAGCATCTGAGCGGCAGTCTGGTTGACGTTACTTACATCTTCGATGAGCCCAGCATTGGTTTGCATCCCCGCGACGTACACCGATTAAACGGATTGCTTCAGAAGCTGCGCGACAAGGGTAATACCGTTCTAGTCGTTGAGCATGATCCCGATGTGATCAAGGTTGCGGACTATATCGTAGACGTCGGGCCTCATGCCGGCAGTCGCGGCGGTAACGTCGTGTACAAAGGAAGTTATCAAGGGTTGCTGGAGTCGGGAACGTTGACAGGCACCCATATGAAGCGTTCGCTCCAGTTGAAGCAGGATTGCAGGCACTCTTCCGGCAAGCTGTCCATCAACGATGCCACTCAGCACAACCTGCGGAACGTGAGCGTCGATATTCCGACCGGAGTGCTGACAGTCGTAACCGGTGTCGCCGGTTCGGGTAAAAGCACGCTCATTAACGATGTATTCCTTAGCCAGCATCAAGATGCGATCGTTATCGACCAATCGGCAATAGGCGTGTCGACTCGCTCGAATCCGGCGACCTACACGGGCATCATGGATGACGTGCGCAAAGCGTTCGCTTCCGCGAACAAGGTTAACCAAGGCTTGTTCAGCTTCAACTCCAAGGGCGCTTGCGAGAATTGCCAAGGACTGGGCGTAGTCTATACGGACATTGGTTATCTCGATAGCGTGAAGTTGCCATGCGAAGTATGCGGCGGGAAACGCTTTAAGGAAGAAGTTCTCGAGTATAAGCTGAACGGCAAGTCGATTGCGGAAGTGCTGGAGATGACCGTCGAGCAGGCATTGGACTTTTTTCAGCTCAAAGAGGTTGTGCGCAAGCTTCAAGCGATGAGCGACGTAGGGCTGAACTATATTACGCTCGGCCAGCCGCTCAGCACGCTCTCCGGCGGGGAATGCCAACGCATCAAGCTGGCAAGCGAGTTGCACAAGAACGGCAGCATCTACGTGATGGACGAGCCGACGACAGGCTTGCACATGTCGGATATCGGTCACCTGCTGGAGATTATGAACCGCCTCGTGGATGCCGGCAATACGGTGATCGTTATCGAGCACAACCTCGATGTGATCAGCCAAGCGGACTGGATCATCGATATGGGACCGGACGGAGGGAGCAAGGGCGGTCAAGTGGTGTTCGAGGGCACGCCTACTCAGATCATCCACGCGGAGAAGTCGATTACGGGAAAATACTTGAAGTAA
- the ssuD gene encoding FMNH2-dependent alkanesulfonate monooxygenase: MEVFWFIPTHGDGHFLGTSEGARAVNYAYTKQIAQAADELGFGGVLLPTGRSCEDAWVVASTLVPATEKLKFLVAVRPGLMSPTLAARMAATLDRFSNGRLLINVVTGGDRAELEGDGVFLDHSDRYGLTGEFLEVWKRVLQGEEVDLEGDHLSVKGGRVLYPPIQAPYPPLYFGGSSDAAMEIAADHIDVYLTWGEPPEQVAEKIAKMRRLAEASGRTIKFGIRLHVIVRRTESEAWQAADKLISHIDDETIARAQSSFAKMDSEGQRRMAQLHGGDRNKLVVSPNLWAGVGLVRGGAGTALVGDPDQVAARMLEYQEMGIDTFILSGYPHLEEAYRVAELLFPKLPLHKKVQADQPLFISPFGEMIANQIIPKGGREWNERH, encoded by the coding sequence ATGGAAGTATTCTGGTTTATTCCGACCCACGGCGATGGACATTTTCTAGGCACGAGCGAGGGCGCTAGAGCGGTTAACTACGCGTACACCAAACAGATCGCGCAAGCTGCGGACGAGCTGGGTTTCGGCGGCGTGCTTCTTCCGACCGGCCGCTCGTGCGAGGATGCTTGGGTCGTCGCTTCGACGTTGGTACCGGCTACGGAGAAGCTGAAGTTTCTAGTTGCGGTAAGACCCGGCTTGATGTCCCCGACTTTGGCGGCAAGAATGGCGGCAACGTTGGATCGGTTTTCCAACGGACGGCTTCTTATCAACGTAGTGACCGGCGGCGACAGGGCTGAGCTTGAAGGAGACGGCGTCTTCCTAGATCACTCGGATCGCTACGGCTTAACCGGCGAATTCCTCGAAGTATGGAAGCGAGTGCTGCAAGGAGAAGAGGTGGATTTAGAGGGGGACCATCTTAGCGTAAAAGGCGGAAGGGTGCTGTATCCTCCGATTCAAGCCCCTTACCCGCCCTTATATTTCGGGGGATCTTCGGATGCGGCTATGGAGATAGCGGCTGACCACATCGACGTTTACCTGACATGGGGCGAACCTCCGGAGCAGGTTGCCGAGAAAATAGCTAAGATGAGACGGCTGGCCGAAGCTTCCGGAAGAACGATCAAGTTCGGTATCCGATTGCATGTTATCGTCCGTAGAACGGAATCGGAAGCGTGGCAAGCGGCCGATAAGCTCATCTCGCATATCGACGACGAGACGATCGCAAGAGCTCAGTCTTCTTTTGCCAAGATGGACTCGGAGGGACAACGCCGGATGGCCCAATTGCATGGAGGAGACCGAAACAAGCTTGTCGTGAGTCCTAATCTGTGGGCGGGGGTCGGTCTGGTGCGCGGCGGGGCGGGTACCGCGCTTGTCGGCGACCCCGATCAGGTAGCGGCTCGTATGCTGGAGTATCAAGAGATGGGCATCGACACCTTTATTTTGTCGGGATATCCGCACTTGGAGGAGGCTTACCGCGTAGCGGAGCTTTTGTTTCCGAAGCTTCCGCTGCACAAGAAGGTGCAAGCGGATCAACCGCTCTTCATCAGTCCATTCGGCGAAATGATTGCCAATCAAATTATTCCGAAGGGGGGAAGGGAATGGAACGAACGGCATTAG
- a CDS encoding 4-hydroxyphenylacetate 3-hydroxylase family protein, which produces MTKRGDKFLNSLKDGRKVWLEGQAVDDLPGHPAFQGTLKTISALFDLLDDPHRQDEVGYFLPSTGRYAHSSFLVPNAQEDILTRSKAFTCWAKETNGIMSRLSDYGRSMITGWYADREEIGKRDQGFQAKIEKYYESARDNDLFLTTAILDPQIDRSRELSDERIAERFLHVVKESSEGIIVRGAKMIATGAPYTHDFIIFSFLQLKKENKEHSHVLVVPANSKGLHIVCRESFADSRDEEHILSSRYEEMDAVLFFDDVLIPWERVLLYGDSESVLSLRNNKTANSLAFHQTVVRSVAKLEFVTGLAFAISESIGVTGYLHIQEKLGELLTQVETMRALVIASETKAAQNTSGVWVPEISFIDTARNIGTKAYPRAIEILQQVGGGGFVQTPSGMEDFYGPISKFMHLYFEGASVSAEKKVKLFKLAWDLIGSPLGSRHELYERFYAGDPVRSYANQYLNANKSSYTDQIWKLLQETSKG; this is translated from the coding sequence ATGACAAAGAGAGGCGATAAGTTTCTAAACAGTCTTAAGGATGGTCGGAAGGTTTGGCTTGAAGGCCAAGCGGTGGACGATTTGCCCGGTCACCCCGCGTTTCAAGGTACATTGAAAACCATTTCAGCACTCTTCGATTTACTGGATGATCCGCACCGCCAAGATGAAGTAGGGTATTTCCTCCCGTCAACGGGGCGTTATGCTCACAGTTCATTTCTGGTGCCTAATGCGCAGGAAGACATTCTAACCCGAAGTAAAGCTTTCACCTGTTGGGCGAAAGAAACCAACGGCATCATGAGCCGCTTATCCGATTACGGCAGGTCCATGATTACGGGATGGTATGCGGATAGAGAAGAGATCGGCAAGAGGGACCAGGGGTTTCAAGCGAAGATCGAGAAATATTACGAATCCGCCAGGGATAACGACTTGTTCCTTACGACGGCTATCCTCGACCCGCAGATCGATCGTTCCCGCGAATTAAGCGATGAGCGCATCGCGGAAAGATTCCTTCATGTGGTGAAGGAATCGAGCGAAGGCATTATCGTGCGCGGGGCGAAAATGATTGCGACTGGAGCGCCGTATACGCACGACTTCATTATTTTCTCCTTTTTACAGTTGAAGAAGGAGAACAAGGAACATTCGCATGTCCTCGTTGTTCCGGCCAATTCGAAAGGGCTGCATATCGTTTGTCGGGAATCTTTCGCGGATTCAAGGGATGAGGAGCATATTCTGAGCTCTAGATACGAGGAAATGGACGCCGTTCTATTTTTCGACGATGTGCTCATTCCTTGGGAACGCGTATTGCTCTATGGAGATTCGGAATCCGTATTGAGTCTGCGAAACAACAAAACGGCGAATTCGCTCGCGTTCCATCAAACGGTCGTGAGGTCCGTCGCTAAGCTCGAATTCGTAACGGGACTTGCTTTCGCGATTTCGGAATCGATCGGGGTAACCGGCTATCTTCACATTCAAGAGAAGCTTGGAGAGCTGCTGACTCAAGTCGAGACGATGCGAGCGCTCGTGATCGCTTCCGAAACGAAAGCCGCGCAAAATACTTCCGGAGTATGGGTGCCTGAGATTTCTTTTATCGATACCGCTAGGAATATCGGAACGAAAGCATATCCGAGAGCGATCGAGATATTACAGCAGGTCGGAGGAGGCGGATTCGTTCAAACCCCGTCCGGCATGGAGGACTTCTACGGTCCGATCTCCAAATTCATGCATCTGTATTTCGAAGGCGCCTCCGTCAGCGCGGAGAAAAAGGTAAAGCTGTTTAAGCTGGCATGGGATTTAATCGGCAGTCCGCTCGGCTCGCGCCACGAATTGTATGAACGTTTCTATGCGGGGGATCCAGTACGCTCGTATGCCAATCAGTATCTCAACGCGAATAAAAGCAGTTATACCGATCAGATCTGGAAGCTGCTGCAGGAAACGAGCAAGGGATAG
- a CDS encoding ABC transporter permease, whose amino-acid sequence MKFTDSRLFQIALGFLVPIVLLGGWQYASVTGYVAPNLLPPLNRIYDTFTDLLASGELAEHLRITIYRVFSGFVAGLAVALVLGILNGYFRFFRYLFDPLLQALRNIPSMAWVPLFILWLGIYETSKITLIAIGVFFPVYLNLLTGIMSVDRKLIEVGWVHGYKGFRLIWHFYLPATLPSLVVGMRSGLSMGWMFVVAAEIMGASKGLGFLMTDGQTTGRPAIIMTSLILFAIFGKLTDMAMVWLGSKLLYWHDLVDRTPKGNI is encoded by the coding sequence TTGAAATTCACGGACAGTCGCCTTTTTCAAATCGCTTTGGGATTCCTAGTTCCTATCGTCCTGCTAGGCGGTTGGCAATACGCTTCCGTTACCGGATATGTAGCCCCTAATTTACTGCCGCCGCTCAATCGAATTTACGACACATTCACCGATCTGTTAGCATCGGGCGAGCTGGCCGAGCATTTGCGGATTACGATATATCGGGTATTTTCCGGTTTTGTTGCAGGCTTAGCGGTAGCGTTGGTACTAGGCATTCTGAACGGGTACTTTCGGTTTTTCCGTTATTTGTTTGACCCGCTGCTTCAAGCGCTTCGGAATATTCCGTCCATGGCGTGGGTTCCTTTGTTCATTCTATGGTTAGGGATTTACGAGACGTCGAAGATCACTCTTATCGCTATCGGGGTATTTTTTCCCGTCTATTTGAATTTGCTGACGGGCATTATGAGCGTAGACCGGAAGTTGATCGAAGTCGGATGGGTGCATGGATATAAGGGATTTCGTTTGATCTGGCATTTCTACCTGCCCGCTACGTTGCCTTCCTTGGTCGTCGGCATGAGAAGCGGATTGAGCATGGGCTGGATGTTCGTCGTGGCAGCGGAAATTATGGGCGCCAGCAAAGGGTTAGGGTTTCTTATGACGGACGGTCAAACGACGGGACGACCGGCGATTATCATGACAAGCCTCATTCTGTTCGCGATATTCGGCAAGCTGACCGATATGGCGATGGTATGGCTAGGATCCAAGCTGCTGTATTGGCACGATCTGGTTGACAGGACACCGAAAGGAAACATATAA
- a CDS encoding DUF2269 family protein, translating to MDIHGYFGPSDNWINLLVLVHVLSAIIGIGPTFFGHVLLRKGQNYGKLRNSVGLMPLLEKFPKILGSLAVVSGILLAWLGDYGFKQLWIYGSLAVYVLIQIVVIGFMAPAAQKLVSKIMAAKEPDDQPISAEFASEVAKVNKINYIATCFGVVLFLLMFFKPTL from the coding sequence ATGGATATTCACGGTTACTTCGGACCCTCGGACAACTGGATCAACCTGCTCGTGCTCGTTCACGTCTTAAGCGCCATTATCGGCATCGGCCCGACTTTCTTCGGCCACGTTCTTCTTCGCAAAGGGCAAAATTACGGCAAGTTAAGAAACTCCGTCGGCTTAATGCCGTTGCTGGAGAAGTTTCCGAAGATTCTCGGCTCTTTGGCGGTCGTTAGCGGCATTCTGCTCGCTTGGCTCGGCGATTACGGATTTAAGCAGCTATGGATATACGGCTCGCTTGCCGTGTATGTTCTCATTCAAATCGTCGTCATCGGTTTTATGGCTCCTGCCGCGCAGAAGCTGGTCTCCAAAATCATGGCAGCCAAGGAACCGGATGATCAGCCTATTTCGGCGGAGTTCGCTAGCGAAGTGGCGAAAGTGAATAAAATCAATTATATCGCCACTTGCTTCGGAGTCGTCCTCTTCCTCCTCATGTTTTTCAAGCCGACTTTGTAA
- a CDS encoding manganese efflux pump MntP, which produces MDLTLAAWILVMALGFDTIVISTSLGLQRKAKDKVKIALTFAAAESAMPLVGYFLGNAISRYFESMASVIGALLLIGVATYFLLFNDEDESLTLDKELAGWPLVATAFSISLDELAVGFTAGFIHVPILLTVLLIFSRTFVFTFIGIAFGSKLKPYLGEWSEKASGVLLGVMGIYMLLEG; this is translated from the coding sequence GTGGATCTAACGTTAGCCGCCTGGATCTTAGTTATGGCGCTTGGCTTTGATACGATCGTCATCTCGACCTCGTTAGGACTGCAAAGAAAAGCGAAGGACAAGGTGAAAATCGCGCTGACTTTCGCTGCGGCGGAATCCGCCATGCCGCTTGTCGGTTACTTCCTCGGCAACGCGATCAGCCGGTATTTCGAAAGTATGGCATCCGTTATCGGAGCTTTGCTCCTAATCGGGGTGGCGACTTATTTTCTTTTATTTAACGATGAAGACGAAAGCCTAACGCTGGATAAGGAACTTGCCGGATGGCCTTTGGTCGCGACGGCGTTCAGCATCAGCTTGGACGAACTCGCCGTGGGGTTTACCGCCGGATTTATTCATGTGCCTATTTTGCTGACGGTATTGCTGATCTTTTCCAGAACTTTCGTGTTTACCTTTATCGGCATCGCGTTCGGCTCCAAGCTCAAGCCTTATTTGGGAGAATGGTCGGAAAAAGCATCGGGCGTCTTATTGGGCGTAATGGGCATTTACATGCTGCTCGAAGGATAA
- a CDS encoding SRPBCC family protein: MSLALSLDFQYTTSIEKAWSALTDSNKLAKWITENDFKPVVGHRFQFRHQPNEYWDGLVDGEVLIVEAPNRLSYSWATGDERHTVTWTLQDLGDGKVNLHLDQTGFSNVHGLEGARYGWGNWFGGFEKALEL, encoded by the coding sequence ATGAGTTTGGCTTTGTCTTTGGATTTTCAGTATACGACATCGATCGAGAAGGCATGGTCCGCCTTAACCGATTCGAATAAGCTTGCCAAATGGATCACGGAAAATGATTTTAAGCCTGTCGTGGGCCATCGTTTCCAGTTTCGCCATCAGCCGAACGAATATTGGGATGGGCTCGTTGACGGCGAAGTGCTTATCGTGGAAGCGCCAAACCGGTTGTCGTATTCCTGGGCTACCGGAGACGAGCGGCATACGGTCACCTGGACGTTGCAGGATTTAGGGGACGGGAAGGTTAATCTTCATCTCGATCAAACCGGATTCTCGAATGTTCATGGACTCGAAGGCGCTAGATACGGCTGGGGGAATTGGTTCGGCGGGTTCGAAAAGGCGTTGGAACTATAA
- a CDS encoding ArsR/SmtB family transcription factor, whose product MNENNQLRDVYDAIADPTRRELIHLLSESEEIPLHELTAQFPMGRTAVSKHLTILKEVGLVHDRKVGRETRFRLDASPLREVQDWVGFYSKYWSTNMLRLNQLFEEEEE is encoded by the coding sequence GTGAACGAGAACAACCAGTTGCGGGATGTATATGACGCGATTGCAGATCCAACTAGGCGCGAACTGATACATCTGTTATCGGAGTCGGAGGAGATACCGCTTCACGAATTAACGGCGCAGTTTCCAATGGGCCGCACGGCAGTGTCTAAGCATTTGACGATTCTTAAAGAGGTCGGACTAGTACATGATCGAAAAGTCGGAAGGGAAACGCGATTTAGGCTAGACGCCTCTCCGCTTAGGGAAGTTCAAGATTGGGTGGGCTTCTACAGTAAATACTGGAGTACCAATATGTTGCGATTGAATCAACTATTCGAGGAGGAAGAAGAATGA